One segment of Dermochelys coriacea isolate rDerCor1 chromosome 5, rDerCor1.pri.v4, whole genome shotgun sequence DNA contains the following:
- the ZFR gene encoding zinc finger RNA-binding protein isoform X4, giving the protein MPGSFLHLCQQPASGVAYSHPTTVASYTVHQAPVAAHTVTAAYAPAAATVAVARPAPVAVAAAATAAAYGAYPTAHTATDYGYTQRQQEAPPPPPPVTTQNYQDSYSYVRSTAPAVAYDSKQYYQQPTAAAAAVAAAAQPQPSVAESYYQTAPKAGYSQGATQYTQAQQTRQVTAIKPATPSPATTTFSIYPVSSTVQPVAAAATVVPSYTQSATYSTTAVTYSGTSYSGYEAAVYSAASSYYQQQQQQQQKQAAAAAAAAAATAAWTGTTFTKKAPFQNKQLKPKQPPKPPQIHYCDVCKISCAGPQTYKEHLEGQKHKKKEAALKASQNTSNSSTSARGTQNQLRCELCDVSCTGADAYAAHIRGAKHQKVVKLHTKLGKPIPSTEPNVVTQSASSTSASASKQTASASNIATSSSTVNSSITSSAVKILTPTASTPINAASNNKVSVVAANIPVKKISTPKINFVGGNKLQTTGSKQEDMKAVENVKTTPLVAVVQTQEVKPDTASEPVTPTTLAALQSDVQPVGHDYVEEVRNDEGKVIRFHCKLCECSFNDPNAKEMHLKGRRHRLQYKKKVNPDLQVEVKPSIRARKIQEEKMRKQMQKEEYWRRREEEERWRMEMRRYEEDMYWRRMEEEQHHWDDRRRIPDGGYPHGPPGPLGLLGVRPGMPPQPQGPAPLRRPDSSDDRYVMTKHAAIYPTEEELQAVQKIVSITERALKLVSDNMTDNEKTKGKEGDDKKDGSKDRALKGVLRVGVLAKGLLLRGDRNVNLVLLCAEKPSKALLSRIAESLPKQLAVISPEKYEIKCAVPEAAIILNSCVEPKMQVTITLTSPIIREENMRDGDVTSGMVKDPPDVLDRQKCLDALAALRHAKWFQARANGLQSCVIIIRILRDLCQRVPTWSDFPSWAMELLVEKAISSASGPQSPGDALRRVFECISSGIILKGGPGLLDPCEKDPYDTLALMTDQQREDITSSAQFALRLLAFRQIHKVLGMDPLPQMNQRFNIHNNRKRRRDSDGVDGFEAEGKKDKKDYDNF; this is encoded by the exons GACTCCTACTCATATGTTAGATCCACTGCCCCAGCTGTGGCTTATGACAGCAAGCAGTACTATCAACAACCAACAGCCGCTGCAGCTgcagtggctgctgctgcccagcctCAGCCTTCTGTAGCCGAATCATACTACCAGACAG CTCCAAAAGCAGGATATAGCCAAGGAGCAACTCAGTATACTCAAGCCCAGCAAACTCGACAAGTGACAGCCATAAAACCAGCCACCCCAAGTCCAGCTACAACTACTTTCTCCATATATCCAGTATCCTCCACTGTGCAGCCAGTAGCAGCTGCAGCAACTGTTGTTCCATCCTATACTCAGAGTGCTACATACAGTACAACAGCAGTTACTTACTCTG GTACCTCTTATTCCGGCTATGAAGCCGCAGTATATTCAGCAGCATCATcctattaccagcagcagcagcagcagcaacagaaacAGGCCGCGGCAgcagcggctgctgctgctgcaacagCAGCCTGGACAGGGACCACCTTTACTAAAAAGGCACCATTCCAAAATAAGCAACTGAAACCAAAACAACCTCCCAAACCACCACAGATCCACTATTGTGATGTTTGTAAAATCAGCTGTGCTGGACCACAG ACTTATAAAGAACATTTGGAAGGccagaaacacaaaaagaaagaagCGGCGTTAAAAGCATCTCAGAACACCAGCAACAGCAGTACTTCTGCTCGTGGAACTCAGAATCAGTTGCGCTGTGAACTCTGTGATGTGTCTTGTACAGGAGCAGATGCATATGCCGCCCATATTCGTGGAGCTAAACATCAGAAG gTGGTTAAATTGCACACAAAACTTGGCAAGCCTATTCCTTCAACTGAACCAAACGTTGTTACCCAGTCTGCTTCCTCAACATCTGCATCTGCTTCCAAACAGACTGCCTCTGCTTCAAATATTGCAACTAGCAGCAGCACTGTGAACTCCTCCATtacatcttctgcagtgaaaaTCCTTACTCCCACAGCAAGCACGCCAATTAACGCAGCATCCAACAACAAAGTGTCCGTAGTTGCTGCTAATATACCTGTAAAGAAAATATCTACACCGAAAATAAACTTTGTTG GTGGTAATAAGCTACAGACAACAGGAAGTAAACAGGAAGATATGAAAGCTGTTGAAAATGTTAAGACTACTCCTTTGGTTGCTGTTGTGCAGACccaggaagtaaaaccagatacAGCATCAGAACCAGTGACTCCAACAACTCTTGCTGCTTTGCAGAGTGATGTCCAGCCAGTGGGCCATGACTATGTGGAGGAG GTACGGAATGATGAAGGGAAGGTGATCCGTTTTCACTGCAAACTTTGTGAGTGCAGCTTTAACGATCCTAATGCCAAGGAGATGCATCTAAAAGGAAGGCGACACAGGCTTCAATATAAA AAAAAAGTAAATCCAGATTTGCAAGTAGAAGTGAAGCCTAGTATCCGAGCAAGAAAAATTCAAGAAGAGAAGATGAGAAAGCAGATGCAGAAGGAAGAATATTGGAGAAGACGAGAAGAGGAAGAACGTTGGAGGATGGAAATGAG ACGCTACGAGGAGGATATGTACTGGAGGAggatggaggaggagcagcatCATTGGGATGACCGTCGCCGAATACCTGATGGAGGATATCCTCATGGTCCTCCAGGACCTCTAGGCTTGCTAGGTGTCAGACCAGGAATGCCTCCTCAGCCCCAAGGACCAGCT CCTCTGCGTCGTCCAGACTCATCTGATGACCGTTATGTAATGACCAAACATGCAGCCATTTATCCAACTGAGGAGGAACTTCAGGCAGTCCAAAAAATAGTTTCCATCACTGAGCGTGCTCTGAAACTTGTGTCTGACAACATGACTGACAATGAAAAAACTAAGGGCAAAGAGGGAGATGATAAGAAAGATGGCAGTAAAGACAG agctttgaaaggagTTTTACGGGTAGGAGTTTTGGCTAAAGGCTTGCTTCTCCGTGGAGACCGAAATGTCAACCTTGTTTTGCTGTGTGCTGAGAAGCCTTCAAAGGCATTACTCAGTCGTATTGCAGAAAGTCTTCCCAAACAACTTGCA gtAATAAGTCCTGAGAAGTATGAAATAAAGTGTGCAGTACCAGAAGCAGCGATAATTTTGAATTCATGTGTGGAACCCAAAATGCAAGTTACTATCACATTGACATCTCCAATCATTCGGGAGGAGAACATGAGGGATGGAG ATGTAACCTCGGGTATGGTGAAAGACCCACCGGACGTCTTGGACAGGCAAAAATGCCTTGACGCTCTGGCTGCTCTACGCCACGCTAAGTGGTTCCAG GCTAGAGCTAATGGTCTGCAGTCCTGTGTGATTATCATACGTATTCTTCGTGACCTCTGTCAGAGAGTTCCAACTTGGTCTGACTTCCCAAGCTGG GCTATGGAGTTACTAGTAGAGAAAGCGATCAGTAGTGCTTCTGGACCACAAAGCCCTGGGGATGCGCTGAGGAGAGTTTTTGAGTGTATATCTTCAGGAATAATCCTTAAAG GTGGCCCTGGCCTTTTGGATCCTTGTGAAAAAGATCCTTATGATACACTTGCTTTAATGACAGACCAGCAACGAGAGGATATTACTTCGAGTGCACAG TTTGCACTGAGACTCCTTGCATTCCGTCAAATACACAAAGTTCTAGGAATGGATCCATTGCCACAGATGAATCAACGTTTCAACATTCATAACAATCGTAAAAGGAGAAGAGACAGTGATGGGGTCGATGGGTttgaagcagaggggaaaaaagacaaaaaagactatgataacttttaa
- the ZFR gene encoding zinc finger RNA-binding protein isoform X3, translating to MPGSFLHLCQQPASGVAYSHPTTVASYTVHQAPVAAHTVTAAYAPAAATVAVARPAPVAVAAAATAAAYGAYPTAHTATDYGYTQRQQEAPPPPPPVTTQNYQDSYSYVRSTAPAVAYDSKQYYQQPTAAAAAVAAAAQPQPSVAESYYQTAPKAGYSQGATQYTQAQQTRQVTAIKPATPSPATTTFSIYPVSSTVQPVAAAATVVPSYTQSATYSTTAVTYSGTSYSGYEAAVYSAASSYYQQQQQQQQKQAAAAAAAAAATAAWTGTTFTKKAPFQNKQLKPKQPPKPPQIHYCDVCKISCAGPQTYKEHLEGQKHKKKEAALKASQNTSNSSTSARGTQNQLRCELCDVSCTGADAYAAHIRGAKHQKVVKLHTKLGKPIPSTEPNVVTQSASSTSASASKQTASASNIATSSSTVNSSITSSAVKILTPTASTPINAASNNKVSVVAANIPVKKISTPKINFVGKYRSGNKLQTTGSKQEDMKAVENVKTTPLVAVVQTQEVKPDTASEPVTPTTLAALQSDVQPVGHDYVEEVRNDEGKVIRFHCKLCECSFNDPNAKEMHLKGRRHRLQYKKKVNPDLQVEVKPSIRARKIQEEKMRKQMQKEEYWRRREEEERWRMEMRRYEEDMYWRRMEEEQHHWDDRRRIPDGGYPHGPPGPLGLLGVRPGMPPQPQGPAPLRRPDSSDDRYVMTKHAAIYPTEEELQAVQKIVSITERALKLVSDNMTDNEKTKGKEGDDKKDGSKDRALKGVLRVGVLAKGLLLRGDRNVNLVLLCAEKPSKALLSRIAESLPKQLAVISPEKYEIKCAVPEAAIILNSCVEPKMQVTITLTSPIIREENMRDGDVTSGMVKDPPDVLDRQKCLDALAALRHAKWFQARANGLQSCVIIIRILRDLCQRVPTWSDFPSWAMELLVEKAISSASGPQSPGDALRRVFECISSGIILKGGPGLLDPCEKDPYDTLALMTDQQREDITSSAQFALRLLAFRQIHKVLGMDPLPQMNQRFNIHNNRKRRRDSDGVDGFEAEGKKDKKDYDNF from the exons GACTCCTACTCATATGTTAGATCCACTGCCCCAGCTGTGGCTTATGACAGCAAGCAGTACTATCAACAACCAACAGCCGCTGCAGCTgcagtggctgctgctgcccagcctCAGCCTTCTGTAGCCGAATCATACTACCAGACAG CTCCAAAAGCAGGATATAGCCAAGGAGCAACTCAGTATACTCAAGCCCAGCAAACTCGACAAGTGACAGCCATAAAACCAGCCACCCCAAGTCCAGCTACAACTACTTTCTCCATATATCCAGTATCCTCCACTGTGCAGCCAGTAGCAGCTGCAGCAACTGTTGTTCCATCCTATACTCAGAGTGCTACATACAGTACAACAGCAGTTACTTACTCTG GTACCTCTTATTCCGGCTATGAAGCCGCAGTATATTCAGCAGCATCATcctattaccagcagcagcagcagcagcaacagaaacAGGCCGCGGCAgcagcggctgctgctgctgcaacagCAGCCTGGACAGGGACCACCTTTACTAAAAAGGCACCATTCCAAAATAAGCAACTGAAACCAAAACAACCTCCCAAACCACCACAGATCCACTATTGTGATGTTTGTAAAATCAGCTGTGCTGGACCACAG ACTTATAAAGAACATTTGGAAGGccagaaacacaaaaagaaagaagCGGCGTTAAAAGCATCTCAGAACACCAGCAACAGCAGTACTTCTGCTCGTGGAACTCAGAATCAGTTGCGCTGTGAACTCTGTGATGTGTCTTGTACAGGAGCAGATGCATATGCCGCCCATATTCGTGGAGCTAAACATCAGAAG gTGGTTAAATTGCACACAAAACTTGGCAAGCCTATTCCTTCAACTGAACCAAACGTTGTTACCCAGTCTGCTTCCTCAACATCTGCATCTGCTTCCAAACAGACTGCCTCTGCTTCAAATATTGCAACTAGCAGCAGCACTGTGAACTCCTCCATtacatcttctgcagtgaaaaTCCTTACTCCCACAGCAAGCACGCCAATTAACGCAGCATCCAACAACAAAGTGTCCGTAGTTGCTGCTAATATACCTGTAAAGAAAATATCTACACCGAAAATAAACTTTGTTGGCAAGTACAGAA GTGGTAATAAGCTACAGACAACAGGAAGTAAACAGGAAGATATGAAAGCTGTTGAAAATGTTAAGACTACTCCTTTGGTTGCTGTTGTGCAGACccaggaagtaaaaccagatacAGCATCAGAACCAGTGACTCCAACAACTCTTGCTGCTTTGCAGAGTGATGTCCAGCCAGTGGGCCATGACTATGTGGAGGAG GTACGGAATGATGAAGGGAAGGTGATCCGTTTTCACTGCAAACTTTGTGAGTGCAGCTTTAACGATCCTAATGCCAAGGAGATGCATCTAAAAGGAAGGCGACACAGGCTTCAATATAAA AAAAAAGTAAATCCAGATTTGCAAGTAGAAGTGAAGCCTAGTATCCGAGCAAGAAAAATTCAAGAAGAGAAGATGAGAAAGCAGATGCAGAAGGAAGAATATTGGAGAAGACGAGAAGAGGAAGAACGTTGGAGGATGGAAATGAG ACGCTACGAGGAGGATATGTACTGGAGGAggatggaggaggagcagcatCATTGGGATGACCGTCGCCGAATACCTGATGGAGGATATCCTCATGGTCCTCCAGGACCTCTAGGCTTGCTAGGTGTCAGACCAGGAATGCCTCCTCAGCCCCAAGGACCAGCT CCTCTGCGTCGTCCAGACTCATCTGATGACCGTTATGTAATGACCAAACATGCAGCCATTTATCCAACTGAGGAGGAACTTCAGGCAGTCCAAAAAATAGTTTCCATCACTGAGCGTGCTCTGAAACTTGTGTCTGACAACATGACTGACAATGAAAAAACTAAGGGCAAAGAGGGAGATGATAAGAAAGATGGCAGTAAAGACAG agctttgaaaggagTTTTACGGGTAGGAGTTTTGGCTAAAGGCTTGCTTCTCCGTGGAGACCGAAATGTCAACCTTGTTTTGCTGTGTGCTGAGAAGCCTTCAAAGGCATTACTCAGTCGTATTGCAGAAAGTCTTCCCAAACAACTTGCA gtAATAAGTCCTGAGAAGTATGAAATAAAGTGTGCAGTACCAGAAGCAGCGATAATTTTGAATTCATGTGTGGAACCCAAAATGCAAGTTACTATCACATTGACATCTCCAATCATTCGGGAGGAGAACATGAGGGATGGAG ATGTAACCTCGGGTATGGTGAAAGACCCACCGGACGTCTTGGACAGGCAAAAATGCCTTGACGCTCTGGCTGCTCTACGCCACGCTAAGTGGTTCCAG GCTAGAGCTAATGGTCTGCAGTCCTGTGTGATTATCATACGTATTCTTCGTGACCTCTGTCAGAGAGTTCCAACTTGGTCTGACTTCCCAAGCTGG GCTATGGAGTTACTAGTAGAGAAAGCGATCAGTAGTGCTTCTGGACCACAAAGCCCTGGGGATGCGCTGAGGAGAGTTTTTGAGTGTATATCTTCAGGAATAATCCTTAAAG GTGGCCCTGGCCTTTTGGATCCTTGTGAAAAAGATCCTTATGATACACTTGCTTTAATGACAGACCAGCAACGAGAGGATATTACTTCGAGTGCACAG TTTGCACTGAGACTCCTTGCATTCCGTCAAATACACAAAGTTCTAGGAATGGATCCATTGCCACAGATGAATCAACGTTTCAACATTCATAACAATCGTAAAAGGAGAAGAGACAGTGATGGGGTCGATGGGTttgaagcagaggggaaaaaagacaaaaaagactatgataacttttaa